aaactgTTCCCCAGATGTCTACTAAATTCTATAATTTTATATACAGCATTCACGTTGCCTAATAAGCCAAAAACCTGGATGCTACCATTAAACATGACTTTGGTGGAGCAAGTTTTAGCTCATGGCTTAGTCACATATGAAAGGGCAGCTCTTTCTTGTGATCAATCTCTAAAACACTGTCCATTTGTAAACATTTACGTTCAAGTGCCTTGGGTACAGCTGCTCAGCTGTTCTGCAGGCTTCTCATCTGCTGCAGGGTCATGCTCAGATACTCGTTCAGATAGCTCTAATTTTAAATGCAAGCTTTTTTGTTTCCTGatttctcctttctttccccctgcccttctcctcccctttttCTGTCACACACAGACAGCTACAGCCTTGGCTGGGAAGCTATCAGCCAGTTACATACGTTTACAACAGAAGAGGAACGGGCAGACAAAGGTGACAGAAGATAATCATCATGGCATCAGCAGGTCTACAGTTCTTTGCTTTTATTCTAGCTTTGTTGGGTGTTTTCGGCGCCATCACAGCCACCTTACTGCCCAACTGGAAAGTAAATGCAGACGTGGGTTCAAATATCATAACAGCTATAACACAGATGCAAGGGCTCTGGATGGACTGCACATGGTACAGCACCGGGATGTTTAGCTGCACTCTGAAATATTCAGTCCTATCCCTCCCTGTCTATATCCAGGCTGCACGGACAACCATGGTCCTGTCTTGCATCCTATCAGCTTTTGGGATCTGCATCTCCACAGTAGGAATGAAGTGCACAAAGTTGGGAGGGGACAGGGACACCAAAAGCTACACTTCTTTTGCTGGAGGGGTCTGCTTCATCCTTGCAGGAATCTTTGAGTTGATACCAACATCCTGGTACACGAGAGAGATAATTTCAAATTTTCTGGACCCAACAGTCCCAGAGAGCAGTAAAAATGAACCAGGAGGAGCTGTTTATATTGGATTCATTTCAGCAGGATTTCTGTTCATTGCAGG
This genomic window from Eretmochelys imbricata isolate rEreImb1 chromosome 3, rEreImb1.hap1, whole genome shotgun sequence contains:
- the CLDN20 gene encoding claudin-20; its protein translation is MASAGLQFFAFILALLGVFGAITATLLPNWKVNADVGSNIITAITQMQGLWMDCTWYSTGMFSCTLKYSVLSLPVYIQAARTTMVLSCILSAFGICISTVGMKCTKLGGDRDTKSYTSFAGGVCFILAGIFELIPTSWYTREIISNFLDPTVPESSKNEPGGAVYIGFISAGFLFIAGVIFCTSCFKKQQGAWIYPTKQQQFPATQQENNAGYNLKDYV